From Brassica napus cultivar Da-Ae chromosome C3 unlocalized genomic scaffold, Da-Ae chrC03_Random_5, whole genome shotgun sequence:
TGTTTTGTTGGGCTTGGCCCGGGACCGGCCCTGATTATCACAAACAAATTATCCTTGTAGAGCTAATGTGACTTAAACCAACTCActcctttttttatatattattaatgtgGTTGTTATTGAGTTCCATGGTTTATGACACttcaacaagaacaagaaaaacaGGAGTGTGGATAAGAGGCATTCAAACACAAAGTCAATCAAGACCTTCAGATCTCAAAATAATTGAGAAAAATAGAAGGATTCAGATGGAAGATCTTTACTTAGAACTGAactctcttcttcctcaaacCTCTAgggtttcctcttcttcttctttttcctctgATATGCATATATAATCTGTGGTTTcatgtctaatatataaaacccTTTTGCTGCTTAATGGTTAGGAGCTACCTCTACCGGATCAGTTAGATGAAGCTGCAAACTACATCAAGGAGCTACAAGTGAACGTGGAGAAAAATAGAGAAAGGAAGAGGAAGCTTGTTACGACTGCAGCTTTGGACAAATTGAATTCCACAGGATCTTCATCCATGTCCTCGAGTGTTGATGTCTCCGTGCCTAGACGGTTGCCAAGGATCGAGATTCAAGAAACCGGTCCGATTCTTCACATCTCCCTTGTGACAAGCTTGGAACATAAGTTTATGTTCCATGAGATCATTCGTGTTCTCACTGAGGAATTAGGAGCTGGGCTCACTCATGCTGGATACTCAATTATTGATGATGCCGTCTTCCACATTTTTGATTGCAAGgtatattaaatcaaataaaaaatttatcgaTCTTGAGATAAAACTTTGTTACTATTACTATGTCAAAGTTAGGTTTAATCCATACAGTATTCAGGCAATGTGAATAGGATTAAAGTTAGGTCACTgaactaataatatatacagCTTGGTAAAAACACACGTTTTATTCATTAGAAACAagacatattatatttattttgagtgATAAGGAGATGCACTCAAAATGCCAAGAATTGGTCCCAACTAATTGTTATCACAACTTGGTAAAACACACACGTTTTATTCATTAGAAACAAcccagttcaaaaaaaaaaaaaattcattagaaACAAGTggttacatattatatttattttgagtgATAAGTAGATGCACTCAAAATGCCAAGAATTGGTCCCAACTTATAAGTTGTTTTACTAGATGATTCTTGGTGATACGTATAGAGATATCTTTGATCTTTTTTGGGTGCTAAGTAATTTAGCTATAATATACGTGTAGGTGGAAGATTGTGATTTTGGAGCTACTAGTAGAATTTCTGAGAATCTCAAGAAACTTGTGAACAGTGTCAACTAATAGTCTCCCTAATGTGTACCCTTTTACAGCTTTTTCTGTTTTCGTTCTATTTTATTGTTCCTTTTGCTGAATTTATCTTGTAATGTGAAAATGATGTTTCATATGATGATATGAgcatactatatatatttatatgatttgtgTACAATTTACATTTAGTCTGGCAGTTATAAAGATTGGTTGAAACGACTTAGCATATGATAtctgtaactttatatttagtttggCAGTTAAAACTTCTGTATTTTCGGCATTGAGCAATGAGCATATTCTCTCTTATGCACGagtttaaattctatttttgtcttctctatcaaaaatatttacattgaTTTACTATTGAAACTGAAATTAGAAAACTCTAACCAAATGGATCCAGTGA
This genomic window contains:
- the LOC106427534 gene encoding transcription factor bHLH162-like, with the translated sequence MWLLLSSMVYDTSTRTRKTGVWIRGIQTQSQSRPSDLKIIEKNRRIQMEDLYLELNSLLPQTSRELPLPDQLDEAANYIKELQVNVEKNRERKRKLVTTAALDKLNSTGSSSMSSSVDVSVPRRLPRIEIQETGPILHISLVTSLEHKFMFHEIIRVLTEELGAGLTHAGYSIIDDAVFHIFDCKVEDCDFGATSRISENLKKLVNSVN